A portion of the Brevundimonas pondensis genome contains these proteins:
- a CDS encoding SOS response-associated peptidase family protein, with protein MCNNYRLHIPANQLAAPFRDAGRTLVFPGGLPNLEPADYSIGDAAPVVTQGPDGAQLLMTRWAWKSPTGKPVFNFRSDGRSFGDSIRCLIPADGFYEFTEPKVQGKKTKWLFTMAGHPWFWIAGVIKNGAFAMLTTAPGPDVAPYHDRQIVLLPPSAGARWLNLSAPEDFILQPCPAGTLVVQKVWPETT; from the coding sequence ATGTGCAACAACTACCGCCTGCACATCCCCGCCAATCAACTCGCTGCGCCGTTCCGCGACGCGGGGCGGACGCTCGTCTTTCCGGGCGGTCTGCCCAACCTGGAGCCAGCGGATTACAGCATCGGCGACGCCGCCCCCGTAGTCACCCAAGGCCCCGATGGCGCGCAATTGCTTATGACGCGCTGGGCATGGAAAAGCCCGACGGGCAAGCCGGTCTTCAATTTCCGGTCCGACGGCCGGTCTTTCGGCGACTCGATCCGCTGCCTGATCCCTGCCGACGGTTTTTACGAGTTCACCGAGCCAAAGGTGCAGGGAAAGAAAACGAAATGGCTCTTCACCATGGCAGGCCATCCGTGGTTCTGGATCGCCGGTGTCATCAAGAACGGAGCCTTCGCCATGTTGACGACTGCGCCAGGCCCGGACGTAGCGCCCTACCATGACCGCCAAATCGTCCTGCTGCCGCCCAGCGCCGGTGCCCGTTGGCTGAACCTGAGCGCCCCAGAGGATTTTATCCTCCAGCCCTGCCCTGCCGGGACGCTGGTCGTACAGAAAGTCTGGCCAGAAACCACATGA
- a CDS encoding antitoxin Xre-like helix-turn-helix domain-containing protein, whose product MAIGIVSGRDPQVELPRIDVARFAPANRRRLSAPALRTFTAIADLWGLNEEQRRLILGYPSRSTYQSWCKQAREHGDITLDVDVLTRISALLGIHQALGVLFADEHDGVHWLLRTHDAAVFGGHPPINFVTNGTQDGLMTVRRFLDAARGGAYMAPNALDAAFDAYDDSEIVFS is encoded by the coding sequence ATGGCGATAGGCATCGTTTCCGGTCGCGATCCGCAAGTGGAACTGCCGCGCATCGATGTGGCGCGCTTCGCTCCGGCGAACCGGCGCCGTCTGAGCGCGCCCGCGCTTCGCACATTCACCGCCATTGCCGATCTCTGGGGCCTGAACGAGGAACAGCGCCGCCTGATCCTCGGTTATCCGTCGCGCTCGACCTATCAGAGCTGGTGCAAACAGGCCCGCGAACATGGCGACATCACGCTCGACGTCGATGTGCTGACGCGCATTTCGGCGCTGCTGGGCATCCATCAGGCCCTGGGCGTCCTGTTCGCCGATGAGCATGACGGCGTCCATTGGCTGCTCCGAACGCACGATGCGGCGGTGTTCGGCGGGCATCCGCCCATCAACTTCGTGACCAACGGGACCCAGGATGGCTTGATGACGGTGCGTCGCTTCCTCGACGCCGCGCGGGGCGGAGCCTACATGGCCCCCAACGCCCTTGATGCGGCGTTTGACGCCTATGACGACAGCGAGATCGTCTTCAGCTGA